A window of Miscanthus floridulus cultivar M001 chromosome 12, ASM1932011v1, whole genome shotgun sequence genomic DNA:
GATCGGCTTCTATAGGCAGGTGTTGATAGTATCACAAGATCGTTGGCTCTGGAATGGGGAACAGACTACGACATTAGAGTAAATGGAATTGCACCTGGACCAATCCAAGACACTCCAGGAATGAGGAAACTTGCGCCTGAAGAAATGAGCAAGGGGAAACGAGAAACGATGCCATTATTTAAGCTTGGGGAGAAATGGGACATTGCAATGGCCGCACTCTATCTTGCTTCTGATGCAGGTTAGCCACTTGGCTGTGTTCTTCCCTGTTTTCTATCCAGAATTTCAGTTGGTACTGAGCATCCGCTTATCTCAAAGTTAGCCAGAAGACTTTGTGCCCATACTTATTAAACAAACAATCGTTCTGTTTTTATATTCATGCATGCCTTTTAAGTAGTCAATGTAACCCCGTGGTTGATCTCTAATAAGTTTTAGCCTCATGTcgatgaagaaaaagaaaatagccTCACCTGAAAACCTAGCCATTTTTCTTTTGTTGACGATTAAAACCATACATTTGATGTGTGGTACAATCTTATTTTCAGGAAAATATGTAAATGGGGCTATAATTATTGTCGACGGCGGCCTTTGGTTGAGTCGTCCTCGCCATATTCCCAAGGAGGAGGTGAAGGCGCTCTCTAAGGTTGTCGAGAAGAAGGTTAGGGCCTCTGGTGTTGGGGTGCCATCCAGCAAATTGTGATGACATCTTTGACAATGTAGCTCTTCAGTGTGTTCTGTCTCATATATGTCCATATGTTGTCCCAGTATTGTTGTCAgtttgtgtcggtgtttcgagtaaacatcaacgagtaaatttgtattattgcacgttggacccggatggtgtgctaaaagacacaaggtttatactgattcgggcggaatgtccctacgtccagtttgcggcagctgctcgtgttattagcactgaaaggttcgtagtaggggttacaaacaggcgagagagggacatgtcccaagtctctgatggaaaggttgaaaggacgctaagagcttggttgctgctcagctgtgtgttatgtgatgcgtggtgtgttctattgatcggtccccttagtggagtaccctgccttcccttttatagaccaaggggaagcagggattacagatgggagaaagaagaaaaaccagaggcaaagaacgtccttcgaaggtgccgggtctttcTTTTTCTCTGAGCCAGCCCTACTGACACgacagacggtgccagggatagcttcATGTTGGGTGTCTGTCCGTTGATGATGCCACGCTCTggcttgatcagcaagtggtcacgtcccatcccgccccgcGGGGCCGGTGTGACGGACCGGGGTGTTGATCCGCAACCCTACGGGGAGCGGACGGCACAGTGACTGCACGTCCGTCACTGTAGAGGACGCGAGTCtcctcctggaccgtagtggttgtcgtatggatCCGTCAGGATCCGCACCCGAGGGccaatggcggcgcccacaacactgtaaaacAAATGTcgacgtccacaacactgttcgggctctcaCATGCCCGGAAGGGCCTTAAAGTgcccgtcttgtcatatcctgacggtacttttctgcaggtgtgcagggtatggtcctcggtattgcggttgacttgagtgccctgccttacctacgcgcgtagttatgaaggagcagcgcgcagacgtcgggcgaggtggagccaccccccggacgtcgggcgaggccgggggtcgggcgaggcggagccagccctcggacgtcgggcgaggcggaatctgccctcagacgtcgggcgaccttgggggtcgggcgaggcagagccagcctttgggggtcggacgagacggagttaACCCTCGGTCGTTGGACGAGAGGTGTAGTCGCGTCCttgtctgttcggaagcatcaacgtttgatggttattagctcctcctctttgggtccTCAGTATTCGGTCCCCGACAATTTGTCTATGTCACCAGTCCATGCACATGGCTTGTTAGCCGGCTGAGAAGAGTCTATTTAGTTGAGGACGTTTCAATATTTACTGTTGTCTTTCCAATTTGCATTAGAAATTGTTGAGATCTGTATGGGATCCCAACCAAGAGGTGCTTATTGCCAAATATTCACATGTTGTCTGTTCAGATTGTCAATGAAAGGGTTATATTGAAGATTTAACAACAAATTGGCTGTCTGGAGTTGTACCTTGTAAGTACCCTAAAATTAAGGGAATTTGGTGGAATTGTATGTGTACTAACAAAACATGTAACAGCTACATGTCTACACAAGATTTGAGCGAAAgagatttggaggtcaagcacAAGTAGAGATCCACTACATGTCTACATGGACCATGGTAGTAATGATGAGCCAATGCCTGTCCCAAACACGATGGTCTTGGCCATCGTATCATACTTCTGCTATGAAGAATGTGGCACTTGCTCTAAAAGGTGTGCAGACAACTATATCAAGATTTTTGTATGGTATTTAACCAGAATTTTTGGACTTAAAGTTCTTCGGTCTCCCATGAGAAAAAGATGTTACCTAACGAGATTTAAATGCCTCCAAACTTGTGGAGCTTGTGCAAAATTGCCATAGAGGATTCGCTAACCCTTACTACAATACAAGAGTTCAGAAGCATGTGTTGGAGTGCAGAGAATGGAATATTGCTTAGGTTGGTTTGAAGTTTTGAACAAGGTGTGTGATTGACAAGATGGAATTTTTATTTGGCTGTCCGAAGGATTTATATTAGAGGAATCAGACAATCAGTAGGATAGAGATATATTTCTTTTCAAGTGGACTCCAGTACATACAACTTACTGTAGCACTACTTCAGCTATACTTTTTAGCGAACGAACAATGTtgtcctctcacaacaaatcagcataagtcaaatttcagcgaaaaGAACATGGTGATTTCAGTTGAGAAATCTGAAGTGAATAGGACTATTTTGAAGTGCTGCTGGGATTATACGCAGACACAGGCATGCTAATTGAGACTAATGATTTGCACACACAAACATCTGAGAGATTCTGAGCACCGTCACCACCCAGGTGGCTTGGAGGCTGAACATTCTGCACCATTCTACCATTATTTTAGGATTTTGAACTCTGTTGTGAATGATGTGAAGGCTGACTGGCGTAATTCTCATATCAATCTCCTTTGCTGTCAATCTGGCTATGTCACTGGTAGTCTGTATGGCTTTATGTAACCGGCTGGGCACTGTCTGTTTAGTTGAGTAAGCTCAAATATTTACTGTTGCTGTCTTCCAAATCGCATTAGAGATAGTTTGATTGTGATGATTAGTATGCAATCCCAACCAGAAGGTGTTTGTAACCACGATTCACATGATGTGTTGTGGACAAACTGCAGGAATGATAGATTACCTGGTACAGTGAAGAAGGGGTCCTTTTGGTGGAGAGACATCTTAAAATTGTTACCCAAATTCAAGGAATTAGCAGATATTCAAGTCAAGAATGGGAAATCATGCTTCTTCTAGAAGGATCAATGGTCTTCACAGCCCCTTCAGGAGCTCTTCCCTCAGGCTCACTCTTTTGCAAAGAACAAACTGATTTCTGTCAATAAAGCCTTCAGTCAGGATGAATTCACTGATCTATTTGTCCTTCCTTTGTCCCAAGTGGCATTTCAGCAAGCTCTGAACATTCAGCAGAAAATGGAGATCACAGTTTTGGATGAACAGATTAATGATATTTGGACTTACTTTGGTAGAGCTTCCAAATTCAAATCTGCAGTAGCATACAGGAAGATACTAGGACACCATGAAATTGACCAAGCTTTCAAATGGGTTTGGAGATCTTACTGTCAACCTAAACATAAGGTTTTTTGTTGGTTGTTGTTGAAAGGCAGGCTAAGCACAAGAAATATGCTCAGAAGGAAACACATGGCCTTGGACTCCTACAACTGTGAGATTTGCCTCATGAGGGAGGAAGAAACAGTAGAGCACTTATTTTGGCACTGCCCTTTTGCTCAGCAGTGTTGGGGTATTCTAAACCTAGATCTAATTCAGACAGGAGGAACATTCGAAAATATTTTGGCCATCAAAGATCAAATGCATAGTCAATTCTTCATGATAGCAGTCATACTAATGTGCTGGACAATCTGGAGGATCAGAAATGAACTTATCTTCAAAAATAATCAAGTAGGGGTTCAAGAATGCAAGAATTATTTCTTCAAGGAAGCAGAGCTGGTCTCCCTACGGGTGAAGGCAGGACTTTCAACAGCCTACGAACAATGGATCCAAAATCTCTAATTGATCATAGTCTTAGCtttattttctttgtttctttctttgtttcttgatTCCCTTCCTTCAACCCCCGCTCTTTTGTTGTAAGACTCTTTTAAAGTTGTTTCTTTGGTCTTAATAAAATCTTCTGCAGGGGACAAGGCCCCTCCagtttcctaaaaaaaaaaactgcaactTCCACTGTTCTCACTTGTTCAGGTTGTCGATGAGGAATGTTGCATAGCGAACAGATCTCATGTCAATGCCAGGTGTGGATGGAAATCTCCAtgacaaacaaaaaaaaactaatgctGGCAGTGACAGGGCATAAAGAAGTAAAGAACTGTCTGATGAGGACCGAAGGAGAGCAGAATTTCTTTACCCAATCGGCCCGGGTGAAGACCAACCGAGCAGGAGGGCGAAAGTGACGCAGTTTCCTTCTCTGACTGACTGATCTTAGTGATCTTCTCCCTCGAATTTTCCTTCGTGCTTAGTGCCTATACTGTGCCGTGCCTGCTTGGAAAACACGAAGGAGAAGATCAACGCCGCCGCGGTGTGGTTGTGTGGACTGTGGAGTATTATTATAAACAACAAGATGGGCAGAGCCCGGCGCCGGCAGCTATAGCAGCCAACGCGAAACTTCAGCTTCCGCCGTCCTCCTCCCGAACCCAAACAAACCTAACCGCCAGCCACCTGTCAAGTACTCGTTCGGTGCTTCCCCATCTGCGTCCCCCGAGGCCTCCGGAACCGCGAGGCCGTCGCCGGCGCGCGCGAGATTTGAGCCGAGGCTATGGAGTCCCCGTTCCGGGCGGACGTGGTCAAGGGCAAGGTGGCGCTGGTCACCGGCGGGGGATCCGGCATCTGCTTTGAGATCGCCGCCCAGCTCGCGCGCCACGGCGCGCAGGTCGCCATCATGGGCCGCCGCCGGGAGGTCCTCGATAAGGCCGTCACCGCGCTCCGGGACCAGGGCCTCCGGGTGCGTCCCCCCAACGACTCCCTACGCCGCGGTTCTTGGGCTGCCTTGGCTTGCTTTTGCCGGCCACCCTTCCTTTTATGCTTTCTGTTCGTTATTTAGTTGGGAAAAAACGATCTTTTGCTCTCTGGTTATACTACCTTAACTAACGTTACTAGCAGTCATCAAGTTGAGTTGCTAGCCGTGCATGTTGCTTGTCATGTGGTAAGGAATATTGGTCGGATTGCTATTCTCTAGAATTAGTTAATTGACGAATGCAGTGCATCAAATCGAACAGCTTAGATGTTTTCAGAACTGAATGTGCTTGTGCCTAACTCGTGAAATAAAATCCTTATCCTAGCTCCTTGTAGTGATCTTAGTGTGCTCATCTTGAACCATGGTTCTTTTATGATAAAGATATAAACCAGCGTTACCCTTTAATCATCCAAGATTGGTGTGACATGCAGGCTGTTGGTTTCGATGGAGATGTCCGCAAGCAGGAGGACGCGGCCAGAGTGCTCGCTGCAACAGTTGCGCATTTCGGCAAGCTTGACATTCTTGTCAACGGTGCAGCTGGAAACTTCCTTGCTTCCCCAGAGGATTTGACGCCCAAGGGATTCCGTACTGGTACTTCATCAAAGCGTGATCTTGTTTCCATTCAGATTCAGTGGAGCTCTTTGTTACAATTGTTCTCAATTGTCAGCGACACACTGAGTCTTTGGTTTGGGCGATTGTCCTTGCCTTCTAGATCCATGTCTTTGCTAGATCAAAAACTTGCTTATTTTACTTTGCTCTCTGCAGTTCTTGAAATCGACACTTTGGGTACGTACACAATGTGCTATGAAGCCCTCAAGTATCTGAAAAAGGATGGGCCAGGAAAAGTCCCGTCCACTGGTGGCCTAATCATTAACATAAGTGCAACACTGCATTACAGTGCGTCTTGGTACCAAATTCATGTCTCTGCTGCTAAGGTACCTGGTTCTTCTCTGAACCACTCCTTAATAAGAGAAAATAATTGGAAGAAGCAGATTTTTTTCTGATGGATTGGTTTGTATAGGCTGGGGTTGATAGCATCACAAGATCACTGGCTCTGGAATGGGGAACAGATTATGACATTAGAGTCAATGGGATTGCACCTGGACCAATTCAAGACACCCCAGGAGTGAGGAAACTTGCACCTGAAGAGATGAGCAAGGGGCTGCGAGAAATGATGCCATTATTCAAATTTGGGGAGAAGCGGGACATAGCGATGGCTGCACTCTACCTTGCTTCTGATGCAGGTTGGTTCTGCTGTTCTACATGTTTCCTAACCGGATTATTATTAGTCAGATACTCTCAGAATTTCAACAAGAATTGTGCTCTGTGCACCACTTACCCGAAGCCTGAAGGTCATATCATAGATCTTGTCTACAGAGCTAATAGAATTAGGTAGCTCTGTATTGTGGTTTTTGTTGTTTTAGGTGTAATCTGAAGGAATCAATAGAGCCGTGAAACGCTTAGAATTCTTCTGAAACACAGACATTTGACATATTTTGTAATCTTGTTTGCAGGTAAATATGTAAATGGGACTACACTGGTGGTTGATGGAGGTCTTTGGTTAAGTCACCCTCGCCATATTCCCAAAGAGGAAGTGAGGGAGCTCTCAAAGGTTGTCGAGAAGAAGGTTAGGACCTCTGGTGTTGGTGCGCCGACCAGCAAATTGTGATTGCATTTGTGTGATCTGTAGTATCAATCAGTATGTGATTACAAAACTTTATTGTCTATGTGGCTCTTGTAATCTAACTAGCGAGTTTGTTTAGTTGAGtaagttcaaatatttacagtaCCTTTTCACTTCTAAGCTCCATTGGGAATGTTTTGATTATAAGTGTTGCCAGCCAAGATGTTTGTCGCCAAATGTTCACATATGTCACAAAATACAGCATTATTGTCCCTCATCTCTGCATATTGTCAGTGAGGATAAATATATGTGTCAAACATTGCAAATGGGCACTTCAGTTGTAGCTACTGCAAAATCAGGAAAGTGAGAGGATTTATATATGTGTAACAAAACATGTAACAACTATATACCATATACCCAGTGTGAACACAATGAAGATCTTCAAGAGAGAGAAAACCAGACGCTGACAGGCAAACAAAGTTGTGTGATTCTCCTCCTGTGCCTCAACTGCCGCATGAGAAGGAGAGAATCATTTCTTTGCCTTATAAGTCACTATGATGGTGCCGTGAACTCCTTTGGAGGTATCCAGTTTAAGAAAAAGTTCTTCTACCATCTTGTTCTGCTGGTCTTTGATCATGACTCATGGATGATGATCTGAAGTTCTGAACTCTGACTACACCagttcacaagcttctttctgaAAAAATCTCCCCTAGAAACTGTCTTGTAAGGCTGGGCAAATCAAAGTTTCTGAACTAATTATGATTATTACATGAATTAATGCTTTCATCTTAGAACTTAGAATGCAGTATCTATGAAACGACTGATGATATGTGGTGAATAAGCAAACCTATCCCATATTCCCATCTCAGAAGGATTTAAGTCAGTATGTGTCTCTTTGAATTAGGATATTGAAATTTGCAATGAAAACCGAAAACTGTAACCCAAGAACTTCACTTCGGTTCCAACAACAAAATCATAGCAGGATATATGGGAGATGTCATGTATTTGACTATGCCTGACATTAAGTAGGTGTGTAGTGTGGACCCGAGGCTACCTATGGAAACTGGAAAGCATTATTGGCCCTACTTATTCCATGTCTTGGTCAATTCTAGCCTTGCCATCTTATAGATGCAGCCTAGATGCAAAGCTCATCATCTGCTATGGGCAGTTACCAGTCCACAGCATGGTTCTTTGTGCCTTTCAGCATTGCCATTTTCAGTCATCTGGTGCCATCTCTGATACACACATGCTGCACAACATGCGTTACTTGCAAGTAGTTGATTCACAAGCACATACTGTTGTTGGGTGTGATAGTTTGCCTGATAGAGATCTGTAGCGTACATGCTCGGCTCAAAGCCTGCTCCATACATACTAATTGATAAATGAACCGACAATAGAAAGTTAAGTACTATAAACTTCTCCATTTACTTAATTTCTGCATTTATAGTTTGATATTTTCCTTATCTGTGATATCTAGTGGGACAGCAGGACAGGTGATGATGTGAACAATGACTTTCAGAAAAATAAACTCGAGATAAGGAACTCTGCAGACCATGTATAAAGGCGACCAGCCCCCCTTTGCTTCCCTCTATCTTCAGAAGAAGCAGATACAGGTGATACCACTCCTCCatgaactctctctctctctctctctctctctctctctcatattCTCATCCTGCAACTTAGCACAAGAATATTTTGCGCAAATGTTGTTTTGTATGatttaattttattttattttatttataaacctGCTCATGCTTTAATCCATTTGATCTTCATGAAAGTTTGATTTTTCTGAAATATAAGCACTAGCATTTGTACCTGTATAGATAAGTTTCCGTTGTATTGCTTTCATCTCTCATGGCTTTGATGATTTGAAGCCATTTGCTATCATCTCTCATGACTTCGATGATTTGAAGCCATTTGCTATCATCTCTTGGGCATGCATATGAAATCTTTTCATCTTCTTGTGCTTATGAAATCTTTTCATCTTCTCAAGCTTTTTAAATCCATTGATCTTCATGAAAGTTTGATTCTTCTGGACCAACCGTTCCTTTTGTTGAAGTTCAAAAATTAGGGAACTAAATATAAGCACTGCACTGCACAGTTATACTA
This region includes:
- the LOC136497448 gene encoding peroxisomal 2,4-dienoyl-CoA reductase [(3E)-enoyl-CoA-producing]-like, encoding MESPFRADVVKGKVALVTGGGSGICFEIAAQLARHGAQVAIMGRRREVLDKAVTALRDQGLRAVGFDGDVRKQEDAARVLAATVAHFGKLDILVNGAAGNFLASPEDLTPKGFRTVLEIDTLGTYTMCYEALKYLKKDGPGKVPSTGGLIINISATLHYSASWYQIHVSAAKAGVDSITRSLALEWGTDYDIRVNGIAPGPIQDTPGVRKLAPEEMSKGLREMMPLFKFGEKRDIAMAALYLASDAGKYVNGTTLVVDGGLWLSHPRHIPKEEVRELSKVVEKKVRTSGVGAPTSKL